A region from the Halonatronomonas betaini genome encodes:
- the atpA gene encoding F0F1 ATP synthase subunit alpha: protein MKLRPEEISSIIKNEIENYGSDLKTTGVGTVLDVGDGIAHVYGLEDCMSMELVEFPNEVYGMALNLEEDNVGIVILGDERKIQEGDEVKRTGKVIEVPVGENMLGRVVNSLGQPIDGKGKIDTEKTRPTEFKAPGVITREPVKVPLQTGLKAIDSMIPIGRGQRELIIGDRQTGKTAIAVDTIINQRDNDVICVYVSIGQKASNVARLRERLAREGAMDYTIIVSATASEPAPLRYIAPYAGCAMGEHFMYDQGKDVLVVYDDLSKHADSYRAMSLLLRRPPGREAYPGDVFYLHSRLLERAAKLNPDYGGGSLTALPIIETQAGDVSAFIPTNVISITDGQIYLESELFFSGVRPAINVGISVSRVGGDAQIKAMKQVAGTLRLDLSQYRELEAFSQFGSDLDQSTQRRLARGERIVEVLKQNENQPMPVAEQVVIIYAVTNGYLDDIPVSNIRRFEKELLSYCRSSYNDLLDDIVEVGKMTDEIEEKLKEVIAEFAETFSIKEESIVGDVDEIEESDDELAG, encoded by the coding sequence ATGAAACTCAGACCGGAAGAAATCAGTTCAATTATAAAGAATGAAATTGAAAATTATGGTAGTGATTTAAAAACTACCGGGGTTGGAACAGTTTTAGATGTCGGTGATGGTATAGCACATGTTTATGGTCTAGAAGATTGTATGTCTATGGAACTTGTTGAGTTTCCGAATGAAGTTTATGGTATGGCTTTAAATCTTGAAGAGGATAATGTAGGTATTGTTATTCTTGGTGACGAGAGAAAAATCCAGGAAGGCGATGAAGTAAAGAGAACTGGAAAAGTTATTGAAGTTCCAGTTGGTGAAAATATGCTCGGACGGGTTGTTAATTCATTAGGTCAGCCAATAGATGGCAAAGGTAAAATAGATACTGAAAAGACTCGGCCAACTGAATTTAAAGCGCCAGGAGTTATCACCCGTGAACCTGTTAAAGTTCCATTACAGACTGGTTTGAAAGCTATTGATTCAATGATTCCAATTGGTCGTGGCCAGCGCGAATTGATAATAGGTGATCGTCAGACTGGTAAGACTGCTATTGCTGTTGATACAATTATAAATCAACGTGATAACGATGTAATTTGTGTTTATGTGTCAATTGGGCAGAAAGCATCTAATGTCGCCAGACTTAGAGAAAGGCTTGCCAGGGAAGGTGCAATGGATTATACAATTATTGTATCTGCTACTGCTAGTGAACCGGCACCTCTGCGCTACATAGCTCCTTATGCAGGCTGCGCTATGGGAGAACACTTTATGTATGATCAAGGTAAAGATGTATTGGTGGTTTATGATGATTTATCCAAACATGCTGATTCTTATCGAGCAATGTCTCTATTATTAAGGAGACCACCAGGCCGCGAAGCTTATCCTGGAGATGTCTTTTATCTACATTCACGTCTATTAGAAAGAGCTGCTAAATTGAATCCTGATTATGGTGGAGGTTCTTTAACTGCTCTGCCGATAATTGAAACTCAGGCAGGTGATGTTTCAGCATTTATACCGACTAATGTAATCTCAATTACTGATGGTCAGATATATCTTGAGAGTGAGTTGTTCTTCTCAGGTGTACGCCCGGCTATCAATGTTGGTATTTCAGTATCTCGTGTAGGTGGAGATGCTCAGATAAAAGCTATGAAACAAGTTGCTGGTACTTTAAGACTTGATTTATCACAGTATCGTGAATTAGAGGCCTTCTCTCAGTTCGGATCAGATCTTGATCAATCTACACAGAGACGACTGGCCCGGGGTGAAAGAATTGTAGAAGTTCTTAAGCAGAATGAAAATCAACCGATGCCTGTTGCTGAACAGGTAGTTATAATATATGCTGTAACCAATGGTTATTTAGATGATATTCCAGTAAGTAATATCCGTCGTTTCGAGAAAGAATTATTATCTTATTGCCGCTCAAGTTATAACGATCTTCTTGATGATATTGTTGAGGTAGGTAAGATGACAGATGAAATTGAGGAGAAGTTAAAAGAGGTTATTGCTGAATTTGCTGAAACTTTCTCAATTAAAGAAGAAAGCATTGTAGGCGATGTTGATGAGATTGAAGAGTCAGATGATGAATTAGCAGGTTAA
- a CDS encoding ATP synthase subunit I translates to MNNLFAEEPAKVVKILTKRVLIVGVFLIGSAAVSQDLDAVLGLIFGISVSLLLFRLKLVQSRQAVELGQAEAEKYMRNRSFVNYFIYFVVLFTAFNNQNLSFLGAATGLLILKFTIIGSAIIEMVKTGWQNYTKDE, encoded by the coding sequence ATGAATAATCTTTTTGCGGAAGAGCCGGCAAAAGTTGTTAAGATATTAACAAAGAGGGTTTTAATTGTTGGAGTTTTTTTAATAGGATCAGCAGCAGTTAGCCAGGACTTAGATGCTGTTTTAGGTCTGATTTTTGGTATTAGTGTCAGTCTTTTATTATTTAGATTGAAACTTGTTCAAAGTCGACAGGCAGTTGAGTTAGGCCAGGCTGAAGCTGAGAAATATATGCGTAATCGAAGTTTTGTTAATTATTTTATTTATTTTGTGGTGCTTTTTACTGCTTTTAATAATCAGAACTTGAGCTTTTTAGGAGCAGCAACAGGTTTATTGATTCTTAAATTTACAATTATCGGATCCGCTATTATAGAGATGGTAAAAACTGGCTGGCAGAACTATACGAAAGATGAATAA
- the atpH gene encoding ATP synthase F1 subunit delta: protein MIENEIARKYGQAIFELASEKEKIEEVNNDLQLLRDTIKESSDFKNLLYHPRIESEKKKEVFFKIMGDEISELTAQFCQLLIDKRRITSLNAIARDYELRLKEFSKILEVELKAAIELPDDLIEQIRIKLANILDYKVELNTEIDKDLIGGIRIKIGDKVVDGSIKAELENLQKRLEQIPVSKLGVE, encoded by the coding sequence ATGATAGAGAATGAGATTGCCAGGAAGTATGGGCAAGCAATATTTGAGTTAGCCTCTGAAAAAGAAAAAATAGAAGAAGTAAATAACGATCTTCAACTTTTAAGGGATACTATAAAAGAATCATCAGATTTTAAGAACCTGCTTTATCATCCCAGGATTGAATCTGAAAAGAAAAAAGAAGTGTTTTTTAAAATCATGGGAGATGAAATATCAGAACTTACTGCTCAATTTTGTCAGCTACTAATTGACAAAAGAAGAATAACCTCTTTAAATGCAATTGCCAGAGATTATGAGTTAAGATTAAAAGAATTTAGTAAAATTTTAGAGGTAGAACTTAAGGCAGCAATTGAATTGCCAGATGATTTAATTGAGCAGATCAGAATTAAACTAGCTAATATATTAGATTATAAGGTTGAATTAAATACAGAAATAGATAAAGATTTAATCGGTGGTATTAGAATAAAGATAGGCGATAAAGTGGTTGATGGAAGTATTAAAGCAGAACTGGAAAATTTACAAAAAAGATTAGAACAAATACCTGTTAGCAAGTTAGGGGTGGAATGA
- the atpE gene encoding ATP synthase F0 subunit C, with protein MVEFSPEVIDTIITAAALLGAGFAMIAGIGPGIGQGYAAGKAVESVARQPEARGNIITTMLLGQAVAESTGIYSLVIAIVLIFTIAV; from the coding sequence ATGGTTGAGTTTTCTCCAGAAGTTATTGATACTATAATTACAGCTGCTGCATTATTAGGTGCTGGATTTGCAATGATTGCAGGTATTGGTCCTGGTATTGGTCAGGGTTATGCTGCAGGTAAAGCTGTAGAATCAGTTGCACGTCAGCCGGAAGCAAGAGGTAATATAATTACTACAATGCTCTTAGGTCAGGCAGTTGCTGAATCAACCGGTATCTACTCACTGGTTATTGCGATTGTATTAATCTTTACAATTGCTGTCTAA
- the atpF gene encoding F0F1 ATP synthase subunit B yields MVDINITMLWEVVNFLVLLYLLKRFLFGPITEMLDKRSSKIKNDLKEAREQKEKARKLKEEREAELKKARKKSQEIIEEAESQGDKRAEEIIEAAEEEAQRIKDKNLAEIEQAKSEAVDDLRQEVAGLSLKVASKFLSEELDEKDHIELVNKYLKDIEDSGLGEVG; encoded by the coding sequence TTGGTAGATATTAATATAACAATGCTCTGGGAAGTAGTTAATTTCCTGGTGTTATTGTATCTATTAAAAAGATTTCTGTTTGGTCCTATAACTGAAATGTTAGATAAAAGGTCATCTAAAATCAAAAATGATCTTAAAGAGGCTAGAGAACAGAAAGAAAAAGCTCGTAAATTAAAAGAAGAAAGAGAAGCTGAATTGAAAAAGGCAAGGAAAAAGTCTCAGGAGATAATCGAAGAAGCTGAATCTCAGGGTGATAAAAGAGCTGAAGAGATAATTGAAGCAGCCGAAGAAGAAGCCCAGAGGATTAAAGATAAGAATCTTGCTGAGATTGAACAGGCTAAATCTGAAGCAGTAGATGATCTAAGACAGGAAGTTGCCGGTCTTTCATTGAAAGTTGCAAGCAAGTTCCTATCTGAAGAATTGGATGAGAAGGATCATATTGAATTAGTGAATAAATATCTAAAAGATATAGAAGATTCAGGGCTAGGTGAAGTCGGATGA
- the atpB gene encoding F0F1 ATP synthase subunit A — MMDPGPQVVTYLFGNEMLPITDTLIWAWVVCIALIIIAWAATKNMQEVPTGLQNGAELFVTAILDQIEPMIPGHGRRLLPFIGTIFAFIGLSNLVGFIPAVQNPTADLNTTLGLGLVVFLISHYEGMKENGVLGYIKGFAEPVFILFPLNVVSELAKPISHSFRLFGNMVGGGIIITLIYQAAPWVMPVPLHAWFDLFVGAVQALIFGMIAIAYIAVARDG; from the coding sequence ATGATGGATCCAGGACCACAGGTGGTCACTTATTTATTTGGTAATGAAATGCTACCAATAACTGATACTTTAATCTGGGCCTGGGTGGTCTGCATTGCGTTAATAATTATTGCATGGGCTGCCACAAAAAATATGCAGGAGGTTCCAACTGGACTTCAAAATGGCGCAGAGCTTTTTGTGACTGCTATACTGGATCAAATAGAACCGATGATTCCAGGCCATGGTCGAAGATTGTTACCCTTTATTGGAACAATTTTTGCCTTTATTGGTCTATCAAACCTCGTCGGCTTTATCCCGGCAGTTCAAAATCCAACAGCTGACTTAAATACAACTCTTGGACTTGGACTGGTAGTATTTTTAATTAGTCATTATGAAGGCATGAAAGAAAATGGGGTTCTAGGTTATATTAAGGGATTTGCTGAACCAGTATTTATTCTCTTCCCTTTAAATGTAGTTAGTGAACTTGCTAAACCGATTTCTCATTCTTTCCGTCTATTCGGTAACATGGTAGGTGGAGGAATTATTATTACATTAATTTATCAGGCTGCCCCCTGGGTTATGCCAGTTCCGCTCCATGCCTGGTTTGATTTGTTTGTAGGAGCGGTTCAGGCTTTAATTTTCGGAATGATAGCAATTGCTTACATAGCAGTTGCCAGGGATGGTTAA